From Kamptonema formosum PCC 6407, a single genomic window includes:
- a CDS encoding PAS domain S-box protein yields MISISIPLVQKDLLSAIAPNPLMVSPDLTVMAAIASMREAGCSYVLVVESSGTHPENSGLVGIVTERDIVRIITQSTPLDQLPIQSVMSHPVITVQDFALSDIKAVLTLFQQHQICHLPVLNGDRIIGLLTKDILTEILTQTVLQLSEGEEAEAILYQYQRVVSTMTDGIALLDNNYIYRLVNQAYLDRTQKQWGDIVGHSVAHLHGETVFKTIIQPHFDRCLAGEVQEYEAWFDYQNAGRRFIKVTYYPYIELDGKISGVVVTTQDRTALKQTQAVLQENEQFLRSIYEGVEQAIFTVDVLEDGEFRFIGYNPTAERLTGKSNQEIRGTSPGKKVRQRYVDCIQAGVPITYEECLIFREVPTWWMTTLNPIRDASSRICRIVGTSINITERKQAESQLKIQNAILERIAKAEPLGEILETLLQAMETQLVDAICSIMLCDRDGKLHLGAAAQLPAAYLQAIDGVAIGEGVGSCGTAAFRQETVIVSDIATDPLWQNFKELALEHGLQACWSVPVISNNGLVLGTFAVYHRHIHTPNQQELSVVALATNIAGIAIERQQATQALEQLNQELETKVEERTAALHASEERWQLALKGSNDGIWDWNLKTNQIFFSSRWKQMRGFTDDEIPNSPDECLSRIHPDDYDRVMAAVDDHFAGKTEFFEVEYRVKRKDNSYMWVLNRAQGLRDESGEIVRMSGSDTDITQRKLAEAALRESERRYATLAAAAPVAIFRFDSPLNCVYVSDRWSEMTGRPKESALGRGWMEALHPEERDFLLAKYAESYAQSTSGQYLLHHSEGRHLRPDGSVNWFYVQVAQEIDAAGRTIGYIGTLTDISDRIQVEAELAKSRQNYYSLIQSVNGVVWEYDLNNNRFTFVSDKAEELLGYPIEAWLSEPDFWRNHVYAEDVVKAEKLFNDAIQNQNNCELEYRMVAADGSWVWVYDISSLNFDRNGKATMSSGVLIDIRKRKQTEEALQLSEERFRKAFDNTVVGMCLVSPEGKYFKVNASLCNFLGYTEAELLDLRFQEITHPDDVANNLKFANQILAGEINSYNIEKRYFTKQGQLVWGLLSVSLVRDVYGKPLYFVSQIQDITDRKQAEIALQNSEIRFRRVFESSVVGMIFADFQGNILDANDRFLKMVGYSREELDAGTIIHWDTLTPTEYLPADFAAMERLMRSGAIEPWEKEYYRKDGSRISVLIGMAFLPDSGDQTICVVVDISDRKQAELALQESQRFIQKIADSSPNILYLYDLQTQRNVYVNHEISSILGYQPEVIQAMGINFTQNLMHPDDLRSVLPAYSEQISMAQDGEIIDTEYRMRHSNGEWRWLHSRDSVFSRDANGQVKQIIGNAQDITERKRLEQAQNRLIAILEASTDYILIADLTGNAIWNNSALKKLRGLDADAVVTQQNAADYHPQWAVEMLEQQAITIAIAKGSWLGENVLLDAENQQIPVSQLLLAHRSPHGEVEFFSTIMRDMRVYKEYEQQLERTNAELIRATRLKDEFLANMSHELRTPLNAILGMTEGLQDGVFGIVNESQIKALETIEHSGTHLLELINDILDIAKIESGQMELEYTSVSINYLCQSSLAFIKQQALQKHLQVDIKIPLNLPDLWVDERRIRQVLINLLNNAVKFTPEGGHITLEVSRQRRTEGQGSGGAEGQGGRGDGEQGGGGAEGQEGTGVEEQEGTGASEQGGTGTSERFPSSISPAPSLPRSPAPPLPISPAPPLPISPASSLQAQAEGLEVRDYLRIAIIDTGIGIAQEHINKLFQPFIQIDSALNRKYAGTGLGLALVKRIVELHGGQVGLTSEVGVGSCFTIDLLYTDTSSSSPDVESHSPPSIESNEAQEKALPLILLAEDNEANISTVSSYLKAKGYRILLAKNGAEAIALTNSENPDLILMDIQMPGMDGLEAIDHIRSAPNSVNVPIIALTALAMTSDRDRCLAAGANDYLTKPVKLKQLATTIQQLLASHQR; encoded by the coding sequence ATGATAAGTATTTCCATTCCCCTAGTCCAAAAAGATTTATTATCCGCGATCGCGCCCAATCCACTCATGGTCTCACCGGATCTGACTGTGATGGCAGCGATCGCCTCGATGAGAGAGGCTGGTTGCAGCTATGTATTAGTGGTAGAAAGCAGCGGTACGCACCCTGAGAATAGTGGCTTGGTAGGAATTGTAACTGAGCGAGATATTGTGCGGATTATTACCCAGTCCACACCCTTAGACCAGTTGCCAATTCAGTCGGTAATGAGCCATCCAGTCATTACCGTCCAAGACTTTGCATTGAGCGATATCAAGGCTGTCCTAACATTATTTCAACAGCATCAAATTTGCCATTTACCCGTACTTAATGGCGATCGCATAATTGGTCTGCTCACCAAGGATATCTTAACTGAGATTTTGACACAAACTGTTTTACAGTTAAGCGAAGGCGAAGAGGCAGAAGCTATTCTCTACCAGTATCAACGAGTGGTTTCTACCATGACAGATGGTATTGCCCTCTTGGATAATAACTATATCTATCGGTTAGTCAACCAAGCCTATTTAGATCGGACTCAGAAACAATGGGGAGACATCGTTGGGCATTCCGTCGCCCATTTGCATGGTGAAACAGTATTTAAGACCATAATTCAGCCACATTTCGATCGATGTCTGGCTGGGGAAGTTCAAGAATACGAGGCATGGTTTGACTATCAAAATGCTGGTCGCAGATTTATTAAAGTCACCTATTATCCCTATATCGAACTAGATGGCAAGATTTCAGGAGTTGTAGTTACTACCCAGGATCGCACTGCGCTTAAACAAACACAAGCAGTTTTACAAGAGAACGAACAATTTTTACGCAGTATCTATGAAGGCGTAGAACAGGCAATTTTTACAGTTGATGTTTTAGAGGATGGAGAGTTTAGATTTATAGGTTATAACCCCACTGCGGAAAGATTAACGGGGAAATCAAATCAAGAGATCCGAGGAACTTCACCTGGGAAAAAAGTACGCCAACGCTATGTCGATTGTATCCAAGCAGGAGTTCCTATCACCTATGAGGAATGCCTAATCTTCAGAGAAGTACCTACCTGGTGGATGACCACACTCAACCCGATTCGAGATGCCTCGTCCCGGATTTGTCGGATTGTGGGCACCAGTATAAATATTACTGAGCGCAAGCAAGCAGAATCACAACTGAAAATCCAAAATGCCATCTTAGAAAGAATCGCCAAGGCAGAACCTTTAGGAGAGATTTTGGAGACTCTATTACAAGCAATGGAGACGCAACTGGTGGATGCTATCTGTTCGATTATGCTGTGCGATCGCGATGGCAAATTGCATCTTGGGGCTGCGGCTCAATTGCCGGCTGCTTACCTGCAAGCGATCGATGGTGTTGCGATCGGTGAAGGAGTTGGCTCCTGTGGAACCGCAGCTTTTCGCCAGGAAACCGTGATTGTTTCTGATATTGCCACCGATCCGCTCTGGCAAAATTTTAAAGAATTAGCTTTAGAACATGGATTGCAAGCTTGTTGGTCAGTACCTGTAATCAGCAATAATGGTCTAGTTTTGGGGACATTTGCTGTTTATCATCGCCACATTCATACACCAAATCAACAAGAATTGTCAGTGGTTGCTCTAGCAACAAATATTGCTGGCATTGCCATTGAACGCCAACAAGCTACTCAGGCACTAGAGCAGTTAAACCAAGAGTTGGAAACCAAAGTTGAAGAGCGCACTGCTGCTCTGCACGCTAGTGAAGAAAGGTGGCAGTTAGCTTTAAAAGGTTCTAACGACGGCATTTGGGATTGGAATCTAAAAACTAACCAAATTTTCTTTTCCAGCCGGTGGAAGCAGATGCGCGGTTTCACTGATGATGAAATTCCCAATTCCCCTGATGAGTGCTTAAGCCGAATACATCCCGATGACTACGATCGCGTGATGGCTGCTGTTGACGATCACTTTGCTGGCAAAACAGAGTTCTTTGAAGTCGAGTATCGGGTAAAACGCAAAGATAATAGCTATATGTGGGTACTCAATCGTGCTCAAGGTTTGCGGGATGAGTCAGGTGAAATTGTTCGCATGAGCGGTTCCGATACTGACATCACCCAGCGCAAACTGGCAGAAGCAGCACTGCGGGAAAGCGAACGCCGTTATGCTACCTTAGCTGCTGCTGCTCCGGTGGCTATTTTCCGGTTTGATTCGCCTTTAAACTGTGTCTATGTTAGCGATCGCTGGAGTGAAATGACTGGTAGACCCAAAGAATCTGCCTTGGGTAGGGGATGGATGGAAGCGCTACATCCAGAGGAACGCGATTTTTTGCTGGCTAAATATGCTGAAAGTTATGCTCAATCTACTTCAGGACAATACCTCCTCCATCACAGTGAAGGTAGGCATCTGCGCCCAGATGGTAGCGTTAATTGGTTCTATGTCCAAGTGGCACAGGAAATCGATGCTGCGGGTAGGACGATCGGTTATATCGGCACCTTAACAGATATCAGCGATCGCATACAGGTAGAAGCTGAATTAGCAAAGTCGCGCCAAAATTATTACTCTCTGATTCAATCTGTAAATGGCGTTGTTTGGGAATATGACCTTAACAATAATCGGTTTACGTTTGTGAGCGACAAAGCAGAAGAGTTATTAGGATACCCGATTGAAGCTTGGCTGAGTGAACCTGATTTTTGGAGAAATCACGTCTATGCCGAAGATGTTGTCAAGGCTGAAAAACTATTTAATGATGCAATTCAAAATCAAAACAACTGCGAACTGGAATATCGAATGGTGGCCGCCGATGGCAGTTGGGTGTGGGTATACGATATATCCAGTCTCAATTTCGATCGAAACGGTAAGGCTACAATGTCGAGCGGTGTTTTAATTGATATTCGCAAACGCAAACAGACAGAGGAAGCCCTACAGTTAAGTGAAGAACGATTCCGTAAGGCATTTGATAATACAGTAGTTGGTATGTGTCTGGTTTCTCCTGAAGGTAAATACTTCAAAGTAAATGCTTCCCTATGTAATTTCTTAGGCTATACCGAAGCCGAACTCTTGGACTTACGATTTCAGGAAATTACTCACCCTGACGATGTAGCAAATAATCTAAAATTTGCTAACCAAATATTAGCAGGAGAAATTAACAGCTATAACATTGAAAAGCGTTATTTTACTAAACAGGGGCAATTAGTTTGGGGATTGTTAAGTGTCTCTTTGGTGAGAGATGTCTACGGAAAACCTCTTTATTTTGTTTCCCAAATTCAGGATATTACCGATCGCAAACAAGCTGAAATCGCTCTGCAAAACAGTGAAATCCGTTTCCGCCGAGTGTTTGAGTCCAGTGTAGTTGGCATGATCTTTGCCGATTTTCAGGGTAACATTCTCGATGCCAACGATCGCTTCTTAAAAATGGTGGGCTACAGCAGAGAGGAACTAGACGCGGGAACGATCATCCATTGGGATACCTTGACTCCTACCGAATATCTGCCTGCTGATTTTGCAGCAATGGAGCGCCTGATGCGATCTGGAGCGATCGAGCCTTGGGAAAAGGAATACTACCGTAAGGATGGTAGTCGCATTTCTGTTCTGATCGGAATGGCATTTCTCCCAGACTCAGGAGATCAAACTATTTGTGTAGTAGTCGATATTAGCGATCGCAAACAAGCCGAGCTTGCTCTACAAGAAAGCCAGCGTTTTATTCAAAAAATTGCCGACTCATCGCCTAATATTCTTTATCTTTACGATCTGCAAACACAGCGTAATGTTTATGTCAATCATGAAATTAGCTCTATCTTGGGCTATCAACCTGAAGTGATTCAGGCGATGGGAATTAATTTCACCCAAAATTTAATGCACCCCGACGATCTGAGATCCGTCTTACCAGCTTACTCTGAGCAAATAAGCATGGCTCAGGATGGGGAAATTATTGATACTGAATATCGGATGAGACATAGCAATGGGGAATGGCGATGGCTCCACAGTCGAGATTCTGTCTTTAGTCGCGATGCTAATGGTCAAGTTAAGCAGATCATTGGCAATGCTCAGGACATTACTGAACGCAAACGTTTAGAGCAAGCCCAAAACCGCCTCATTGCTATCCTAGAAGCGTCAACTGATTACATCCTCATTGCTGATTTAACAGGTAACGCGATCTGGAATAATAGCGCCCTTAAAAAACTGCGGGGGCTTGATGCTGATGCCGTAGTTACTCAGCAAAACGCGGCTGATTACCATCCCCAGTGGGCTGTGGAAATGCTCGAACAGCAGGCTATAACGATTGCGATCGCCAAAGGAAGCTGGCTGGGAGAAAATGTATTGCTAGATGCTGAAAATCAACAAATTCCAGTGTCTCAATTGCTCCTAGCTCATAGATCTCCTCACGGAGAAGTGGAATTTTTCTCAACCATTATGCGGGATATGCGAGTTTACAAAGAATACGAACAGCAGCTAGAGCGGACGAATGCCGAACTAATCCGCGCTACCCGCCTCAAAGACGAATTTCTTGCCAACATGAGCCACGAACTCCGCACTCCTCTGAATGCGATTTTGGGCATGACTGAGGGGCTACAAGATGGAGTTTTTGGGATTGTCAACGAATCCCAAATTAAAGCTTTAGAAACTATTGAGCATAGTGGCACTCACTTACTAGAGTTAATCAATGATATTTTAGATATCGCCAAAATTGAATCCGGTCAAATGGAGCTGGAATATACCTCAGTTTCTATCAATTATTTGTGTCAATCTAGTCTGGCTTTTATTAAACAACAAGCTTTACAAAAACACCTTCAGGTAGACATTAAAATTCCCCTCAATTTACCGGACTTATGGGTGGATGAAAGGCGCATCCGCCAAGTCTTAATCAATCTACTCAATAACGCTGTTAAATTCACCCCAGAGGGAGGACATATCACTCTGGAAGTGAGCCGTCAAAGGCGGACGGAGGGGCAGGGGAGCGGGGGAGCAGAGGGGCAGGGGGGCAGAGGAGATGGGGAGCAGGGGGGCGGGGGAGCAGAGGGGCAGGAGGGTACAGGAGTAGAGGAGCAGGAGGGTACAGGAGCATCGGAGCAGGGGGGTACAGGAACATCGGAGAGATTTCCGTCTTCCATCTCCCCCGCTCCCTCGCTCCCCCGCTCCCCTGCTCCCCCGCTCCCCATCTCCCCCGCTCCCCCGCTCCCCATCTCCCCCGCTTCCTCTCTGCAAGCACAAGCAGAGGGGTTAGAAGTGAGGGATTATCTGCGAATTGCCATTATTGATACAGGTATTGGTATCGCCCAAGAACATATCAATAAGCTATTTCAGCCATTTATCCAAATCGATAGTGCCTTAAATCGTAAATATGCAGGGACTGGCTTAGGGTTAGCTTTGGTGAAACGGATTGTGGAACTGCACGGCGGGCAAGTGGGGCTCACCAGCGAGGTAGGGGTCGGTAGTTGTTTTACAATTGACCTTCTCTATACTGACACTTCGTCATCCTCTCCCGATGTGGAATCTCACAGTCCACCCTCCATCGAATCCAACGAGGCCCAAGAGAAAGCATTACCGTTAATTTTGCTAGCAGAAGACAACGAAGCTAATATCAGTACAGTTTCGAGTTACCTGAAAGCTAAAGGCTATCGTATTCTCTTAGCAAAAAATGGAGCGGAAGCGATCGCTCTGACTAATTCCGAAAATCCCGACTTAATTCTGATGGACATTCAAATGCCTGGTATGGATGGTCTAGAAGCTATAGACCATATCCGCAGCGCTCCCAACTCTGTCAATGTGCCGATCATAGCACTGACGGCCTTAGCGATGACGAGCGATCGCGATCGTTGTCTGGCGGCGGGAGCCAATGATTACCTCACCAAACCCGTTAAGCTGAAACAATTGGCAACCACCATTCAACAGCTTTTAGCTTCTCATCAAAGATAA